A single region of the Candidatus Neomarinimicrobiota bacterium genome encodes:
- the dnaN gene encoding DNA polymerase III subunit beta: MSLDFFDTHFIDLVSINFQEKNMKLSTSKTELQSALQKLSKATPTRSTLPILSSVLFDVQENNTVLRTTDLEITIIVNLPTSIEKPGSIAIPLQTLQDITNELPEDARITLSADENNKIEIITEVGSYNIMGKPSEEFPAIPEVDNRKSTGVSVDALKDMISKTAFAVSRDELKPALTGVLFRFGKKELTAVATDGHRLVRYTRSDYSADEFSGDVIVPRKFLSMLSGVLGEGESIQMWMGDNHMTAAIGEDTYFTRIIDERFPDFESVIPKDNDRELSVNQNVLLSAARRVSIFSNKSTHQIALRLTKNKIELTTEDPEKASKAQEKIYGEFSGDDLVIGYNASYLKDILSHIDNETVIIKLKTPISAALFYPGTQGENSNLTMLLMPIRLND; this comes from the coding sequence ATGTCATTAGATTTTTTTGACACACATTTTATTGATTTAGTCAGTATTAATTTTCAGGAAAAAAACATGAAACTCTCTACTTCGAAAACAGAACTTCAATCTGCTTTACAAAAACTATCTAAAGCAACTCCAACGAGATCTACATTACCCATTTTAAGTAGCGTTTTGTTTGACGTTCAAGAAAACAACACTGTATTAAGAACAACAGATCTTGAAATAACTATTATTGTTAACCTTCCAACAAGTATTGAAAAACCGGGAAGTATCGCAATCCCACTTCAAACTTTACAAGATATAACAAACGAACTTCCAGAAGACGCAAGAATAACTCTGAGTGCAGATGAAAATAATAAAATAGAAATAATAACTGAGGTTGGGTCTTATAATATAATGGGAAAACCTTCAGAAGAGTTTCCCGCTATTCCAGAGGTTGACAACCGTAAGTCGACAGGTGTGTCTGTAGATGCCCTAAAAGATATGATTTCAAAAACAGCTTTTGCTGTAAGCCGTGATGAACTAAAACCAGCATTAACAGGGGTTCTTTTTCGCTTTGGGAAAAAAGAACTAACAGCGGTAGCTACAGATGGCCATAGATTGGTGCGATACACTCGTAGTGATTATTCAGCAGACGAATTCTCTGGTGACGTAATTGTGCCGCGAAAATTTTTAAGTATGTTATCGGGCGTGTTGGGGGAGGGGGAATCAATTCAAATGTGGATGGGTGATAACCACATGACAGCAGCAATTGGAGAAGACACTTATTTTACTAGAATTATAGACGAGAGGTTTCCTGACTTTGAAAGCGTTATACCCAAAGACAACGACAGAGAGCTTTCTGTAAATCAAAACGTTTTATTATCGGCCGCGCGACGAGTTTCAATATTTTCGAATAAATCAACCCACCAAATAGCTTTAAGATTAACAAAAAATAAAATTGAATTAACAACAGAGGATCCAGAAAAAGCATCTAAAGCGCAAGAAAAAATATATGGAGAGTTTAGTGGGGACGACTTGGTTATAGGGTATAACGCATCATATTTAAAAGACATTTTATCTCATATTGACAATGAAACGGTTATAATTAAACTTAAAACACCAATTAGCGCTGCCCTTTTTTATCCTGGTACGCAAGGTGAAAACTCAAACCTAACCATGCTTCTTATGCCAATCCGTTTAAACGATTAG
- a CDS encoding DNA replication/repair protein RecF yields the protein MVSFRNHNKTDMRFKSGINVIWGENGAGKTSVLEAVYLLSIGKSFKTNRTVDTIKYDKEIFRVEGVFSTKNKKDKISFSQSKDKRKKIKINNREVKTVELVGKNPVVLLSPEEQNTTKGANGDRRKYFNRLYSVVSISFFQNLSSYTKILKQRNALLKNKTEDSSLDVWDEKLAEHGAGVWKEKETMDEKFKECLKKISKLYNKESVDVLLETEEKKKNKALFLIELKKARRKDKIVGRTSVGPHKDGSTFLFNGKNLRSFGSQGEHKIALILIKLAEYMFICEEKKKKPTLLLDDLFAKLDFERSDAVLALLNKNTQTIITNTDLVDIKNHGINLEDPNNCGFYLERPCSN from the coding sequence ATGGTTTCATTTAGAAACCACAACAAAACAGACATGAGGTTTAAGTCGGGCATTAATGTAATATGGGGAGAAAACGGAGCAGGAAAAACCTCGGTTCTAGAGGCTGTTTACCTGCTTTCGATTGGAAAAAGTTTTAAAACAAACAGAACTGTAGACACAATAAAATACGATAAAGAAATCTTTCGAGTAGAAGGGGTTTTTTCAACCAAAAACAAAAAAGATAAAATCAGCTTTAGCCAATCAAAAGATAAACGAAAAAAAATTAAAATTAACAACAGGGAAGTAAAAACAGTAGAGCTTGTAGGAAAAAACCCGGTTGTGCTTCTTTCACCGGAAGAGCAAAACACAACAAAAGGGGCCAACGGTGACCGCCGAAAATATTTTAATAGACTTTATTCTGTGGTATCGATAAGTTTTTTTCAGAACTTATCCAGTTATACAAAAATCTTAAAACAGAGAAACGCTTTATTAAAAAATAAAACAGAAGACTCAAGCCTTGATGTTTGGGACGAAAAACTGGCTGAGCACGGCGCGGGTGTTTGGAAAGAAAAAGAAACGATGGACGAAAAATTTAAAGAGTGTTTAAAAAAAATATCTAAACTATACAACAAAGAAAGTGTTGATGTTTTATTAGAGACAGAAGAAAAGAAAAAAAACAAAGCTTTGTTTTTAATAGAACTTAAAAAGGCGCGGAGAAAAGATAAAATTGTCGGGCGTACATCTGTGGGGCCTCACAAAGACGGTTCCACTTTTCTGTTTAACGGGAAAAACCTCAGAAGTTTTGGGTCTCAAGGTGAGCATAAAATAGCCTTAATTTTAATTAAACTTGCAGAATATATGTTTATATGTGAAGAAAAAAAGAAAAAACCAACCCTTCTTTTGGACGACCTGTTCGCAAAGCTGGATTTTGAAAGAAGCGACGCCGTTTTGGCGCTACTTAACAAAAACACACAAACAATAATTACAAACACAGATTTGGTTGATATAAAAAACCACGGCATTAACCTTGAAGATCCGAACAACTGCGGTTTTTATTTAGAGCGACCGTGCAGCAATTAA
- a CDS encoding DUF721 domain-containing protein — protein sequence MQQLKSILNRFLKKEGIEKGVNQNKALLIWNETVGNTIAENTIAEKVEHGILTIKTNNPSWRQELLFKKQEIIEKLNHKLGENTIREIKFI from the coding sequence GTGCAGCAATTAAAAAGCATTTTAAACCGGTTTTTAAAAAAAGAAGGAATAGAAAAAGGAGTAAACCAAAACAAAGCCCTTCTCATTTGGAATGAAACCGTAGGAAACACAATTGCGGAAAACACAATTGCGGAAAAAGTAGAACACGGGATCCTTACAATAAAAACAAACAACCCTTCGTGGCGCCAAGAATTGCTTTTTAAAAAACAAGAAATAATTGAAAAACTGAATCACAAACTCGGTGAAAATACAATAAGGGAAATTAAATTTATATGA
- the gyrB gene encoding DNA topoisomerase (ATP-hydrolyzing) subunit B yields the protein MSEAQNKTNYNAENIKVLEGLEAVRKRPAMYIGDVGKRGLHHLVYEVVDNSIDEALAGYCTKVIVTFNSDGSVTVEDNGRGIPVDIHKEENKPAVEVVMTILHAGGKFDKGSYKVSGGLHGVGVSVVNALSEWLWVEVKRDGKIHRQDYKIGDPQNKLKVTGSAKKTGTKVCFYPDSTIFNTIDFEYNIIAERLRELAYLNSGLEIVLRDQRVENGESDSFNFRGGLSDFVKYLDENNHPLHNKIITVNKEDGEVPVAVALRYGNTYNDNILTFVNNINTIEGGTHLSGFRSALTRAMNNYAIKNNLIKAKKSEKISLSGEDFREGLTAILSIKVAEPQFEGQTKTKLGNGDVKGIVDTVVYEGILDFLEQNPSIGRRIIEKALLAARSRSAARKARELIRRKSALGGSSLPGKLADCSNRDPVFCELYLVEGDSAGGSAKQGRDRRTQAILPLRGKVINSEKARIDKLLSNNEVQSMITALGAGFGGSEDENGERSVGDFDVDKLRYHKIIIMTDADVDGSHIRTLLLTFFYRKMKEVIDGGFLYLALPPLYRLSQGKKEAYAYDDNERDRTVERMKKDNKNTKVGIQRYKGLGEMNPGQLWETTMDPERRTLLQVTVESAGEAAETFQNLMGHDVEARRTFIEKNAKFVVNLDV from the coding sequence ATGAGCGAAGCACAAAATAAAACAAACTACAACGCAGAGAACATTAAAGTATTAGAAGGCCTTGAGGCGGTAAGAAAACGCCCAGCCATGTATATCGGTGACGTTGGTAAGCGCGGCCTTCACCACCTTGTTTACGAAGTTGTAGACAACTCAATTGACGAAGCTTTGGCAGGGTATTGTACAAAAGTAATTGTTACTTTCAACTCCGACGGGTCTGTTACCGTTGAAGATAACGGTCGCGGAATTCCAGTAGATATCCACAAAGAAGAAAACAAACCCGCCGTAGAGGTTGTTATGACAATTCTCCATGCCGGAGGAAAATTCGACAAAGGATCGTACAAAGTTTCGGGCGGTCTTCATGGGGTTGGTGTTTCTGTTGTTAATGCACTTTCGGAGTGGTTGTGGGTAGAGGTCAAGCGGGATGGGAAAATTCATAGACAAGACTATAAAATTGGGGACCCTCAAAATAAACTCAAAGTTACGGGGTCCGCCAAAAAGACCGGCACAAAAGTCTGTTTTTATCCCGACAGCACCATTTTTAACACAATAGATTTCGAGTATAATATTATTGCAGAACGGCTTCGGGAACTAGCATACCTAAATAGTGGGCTGGAAATTGTTTTGCGAGACCAGCGGGTGGAAAACGGAGAATCGGATTCCTTTAATTTTCGAGGGGGCCTCAGTGATTTTGTTAAATATTTAGATGAAAACAACCACCCTCTCCACAATAAAATTATAACAGTTAACAAAGAAGATGGCGAAGTTCCTGTGGCTGTTGCTTTGCGATATGGAAACACTTATAACGACAACATTTTAACCTTTGTGAATAATATTAACACCATTGAAGGAGGAACACACCTTTCTGGTTTTAGGTCCGCGCTCACAAGGGCAATGAATAATTACGCAATAAAAAACAACCTAATTAAGGCAAAGAAAAGTGAAAAAATCTCACTATCTGGAGAAGATTTTAGAGAGGGTTTAACGGCTATTTTAAGCATTAAGGTAGCGGAACCGCAATTTGAAGGCCAAACAAAAACAAAACTAGGGAATGGTGACGTAAAAGGAATTGTGGACACAGTTGTTTATGAGGGCATCTTGGATTTTCTTGAACAAAATCCATCAATCGGTAGAAGAATTATTGAAAAAGCCCTTTTAGCGGCAAGAAGCAGAAGCGCCGCAAGAAAAGCCCGTGAACTCATTCGTCGCAAAAGCGCCCTTGGTGGTTCGTCCCTACCCGGAAAACTAGCCGATTGTTCTAATCGAGACCCTGTTTTTTGCGAACTATATTTGGTGGAGGGTGACTCCGCGGGCGGATCGGCGAAACAAGGAAGAGACAGAAGAACGCAGGCAATTTTACCGCTTCGCGGTAAAGTAATTAATTCAGAAAAAGCTCGAATTGATAAACTTCTTTCTAACAACGAAGTTCAATCTATGATTACTGCGCTAGGAGCAGGTTTCGGTGGGTCTGAAGATGAAAATGGAGAAAGATCCGTAGGTGATTTTGATGTTGATAAGCTTCGTTATCATAAAATTATTATTATGACCGATGCGGATGTTGACGGATCTCACATTAGGACACTTCTTCTAACTTTCTTTTATAGGAAAATGAAAGAAGTTATCGATGGCGGGTTTCTTTATCTTGCGCTACCACCCTTATATCGACTATCCCAGGGAAAAAAAGAAGCCTACGCGTATGATGATAACGAAAGAGATAGAACAGTTGAACGAATGAAGAAGGACAATAAAAACACAAAAGTGGGAATCCAAAGGTATAAAGGGTTGGGAGAAATGAACCCCGGACAACTTTGGGAAACAACCATGGATCCAGAACGTCGAACACTTTTACAGGTTACAGTTGAAAGCGCTGGAGAAGCAGCGGAAACATTTCAAAACCTTATGGGACATGACGTGGAAGCGCGCCGAACATTCATTGAAAAAAACGCAAAATTTGTCGTCAATCTTGACGTTTAA